One part of the Bradyrhizobium sp. CB1650 genome encodes these proteins:
- a CDS encoding ABC transporter ATP-binding protein, giving the protein MADTLLDVDGIETCYGLSQVLFGLSLSIKPGEMVSLMGRNGMGKTTTIRSIMGLTPARAGTIRFAGAEVRQLPSYKIAKLGVGLVPEGRQIFPNLNVRENLVAAAADRFGSDNPWSLAAIYSLFPRLAERASNMGNQLSGGEQQMLAIGRALMTNPRLLILDEATEGLAPLIREEIWNCLSLLKKRGQSILVVDKNVDHLARICDRHYIIERGRTVWSGTSSELMAEPELQHRYLGI; this is encoded by the coding sequence ATGGCTGACACGCTGCTCGACGTCGACGGCATCGAAACCTGCTACGGCCTCTCCCAGGTGCTGTTCGGCCTGTCCCTGTCTATCAAGCCGGGCGAGATGGTCTCGCTGATGGGCCGCAACGGCATGGGCAAGACCACCACCATTCGCTCCATCATGGGCCTCACCCCGGCGCGCGCGGGAACGATCCGTTTTGCGGGCGCGGAAGTGCGGCAGCTTCCGTCCTACAAGATCGCAAAGCTGGGCGTCGGTCTGGTGCCTGAGGGGCGCCAGATCTTCCCGAACCTCAACGTGCGCGAGAATCTGGTCGCGGCCGCCGCAGACCGCTTCGGCAGCGACAATCCCTGGTCGCTGGCCGCGATCTACTCCCTGTTCCCGCGGCTCGCCGAGCGCGCCTCCAACATGGGCAACCAGCTCTCCGGCGGCGAGCAGCAGATGCTCGCAATCGGCCGTGCGCTGATGACGAATCCAAGACTCCTGATCCTGGACGAGGCGACCGAGGGTCTGGCGCCGCTGATCCGCGAGGAGATCTGGAATTGCCTGTCGTTGCTCAAGAAGCGCGGGCAGTCGATCCTCGTGGTCGACAAGAACGTCGACCACCTCGCCCGCATCTGCGACCGCCACTACATCATCGAGCGCGGCAGGACGGTATGGAGCGGCACATCGAGCGAGCTGATGGCTGAGCCGGAGCTGCAACACCGGTATCTGGGGATTTGA
- a CDS encoding glutamine synthetase family protein codes for MTFVAHHALWSDEQKDAALRLSRIVEEKNLEVIRLAFPDQHGILRGKTIIASEAIASLESGCSITTTMLAKDTSHRTVFPVFTAGGGFGMKEMEGAADVLMVADPITFRVLPWAPATGWLLCDLYFGDGRPVPFATRGLYRKALDELGSRGYDFVAGLEVEFHIFKLDDVHMRAEDAGQPGTPPSVSLLSHGYQYLTEQRFDQMEPVLEILRRDIVALGLPLRSVEVEFGPSQCEFTFQPKKGMEPADNMVLFRSAVKQIARRHGYHATFMCRPKLANLFASGWHLHQSIVARATGENLFMAKGGGEPLSEFGRAYLAGLLDHARAATVFTTPTINGYKRYRSYSLAPDRAIWGRDNRGVMIRVLGGPNDAATRLENRVGEPAANPYLYMASQILSGLDGVDRKLDPGPSADTPYETEAPLLPKSLRDAVAALKDDPFFRERLGAEFVDYYTHIKNAEIDRFLAEVTDWEHREYFEMF; via the coding sequence GTGACTTTCGTCGCGCATCATGCGCTGTGGTCGGATGAGCAGAAGGACGCGGCACTGCGGCTCTCCCGTATCGTCGAGGAGAAGAACCTCGAAGTCATCCGCCTCGCCTTCCCGGACCAGCACGGCATCTTGCGCGGCAAGACCATCATCGCCTCCGAGGCGATCGCCTCGCTGGAAAGCGGCTGCTCGATCACCACCACCATGCTCGCCAAGGACACCTCGCACCGGACTGTATTTCCGGTGTTCACCGCCGGCGGCGGATTTGGCATGAAAGAGATGGAGGGCGCGGCCGACGTGCTGATGGTCGCCGATCCCATCACCTTCCGCGTGCTGCCCTGGGCGCCGGCCACGGGCTGGCTGCTGTGCGACCTCTACTTTGGCGACGGCCGTCCGGTCCCGTTCGCAACGCGCGGGCTCTATCGCAAGGCGCTCGATGAGCTCGGAAGCCGCGGCTACGATTTCGTTGCGGGACTCGAGGTCGAATTCCACATTTTCAAGCTCGACGACGTGCATATGCGCGCCGAGGACGCCGGCCAGCCCGGCACGCCGCCCTCGGTGAGCCTGCTCAGCCACGGCTACCAATATCTCACCGAGCAGCGCTTCGATCAGATGGAGCCGGTGCTGGAGATCCTACGTCGCGACATCGTCGCGCTCGGGCTTCCCTTGCGCTCCGTCGAGGTCGAGTTCGGGCCGAGCCAGTGCGAGTTCACCTTCCAGCCGAAGAAGGGAATGGAGCCCGCCGACAACATGGTGCTGTTCCGTTCTGCCGTGAAGCAGATCGCGCGGCGGCACGGCTACCACGCCACCTTCATGTGCCGGCCGAAGCTGGCCAATTTGTTTGCGAGCGGCTGGCACCTGCACCAGTCGATCGTAGCGCGCGCCACGGGCGAGAATCTGTTCATGGCCAAGGGAGGCGGCGAGCCGCTGAGCGAATTCGGACGCGCTTATCTCGCCGGCCTCCTCGACCACGCTCGCGCGGCAACCGTGTTCACCACGCCGACCATCAACGGCTACAAGCGCTATCGCTCCTATTCGCTGGCGCCGGACCGCGCGATCTGGGGCCGCGACAATCGCGGCGTGATGATCCGCGTGCTCGGCGGGCCGAACGATGCTGCGACGCGCCTGGAAAACCGCGTCGGCGAGCCCGCCGCCAATCCCTATCTCTACATGGCCTCGCAAATTCTCTCAGGTCTGGACGGTGTCGACCGCAAGCTCGATCCCGGCCCGTCGGCCGATACGCCTTACGAGACCGAGGCCCCGCTGCTGCCGAAGAGCCTGCGGGACGCGGTCGCGGCGCTCAAGGACGATCCGTTCTTCCGCGAGCGCCTGGGCGCCGAGTTCGTCGATTACTACACCCACATCAAGAACGCCGAGATCGACCGCTTCCTCGCCGAGGTGACCGACTGGGAGCACCGCGAATATTTCGAGATGTTTTAG
- a CDS encoding ABC transporter ATP-binding protein, whose product MAEPLLRVEKLVRRFGGITATDNVSLDVAAGELHAIIGPNGAGKTTLISQLTGHLAPHAGTVSLGGREITYLPAYRRCALGLARSFQITSLLLDFTAADNVALAAQAHAGTSFRFFANARKEKGLRDAAHAALDRVGLSHRADVVVSRLSHGERRELELAVALASKPKLLLLDEPMAGLGATESQRMVKLLQELRKEVSIVLVEHDMPAVFALADRISVLVYGRVIASGDPAAIRQNEEVKRAYLGDQHVVTRHG is encoded by the coding sequence GTGGCTGAACCGCTGCTTCGCGTCGAAAAGCTGGTGCGCCGCTTCGGCGGCATCACCGCGACGGACAACGTCTCGCTCGACGTCGCGGCCGGCGAGCTGCACGCCATCATCGGCCCCAACGGTGCCGGCAAGACCACGCTGATCAGCCAGCTCACCGGACACCTTGCTCCGCATGCCGGCACGGTCTCGCTCGGCGGCCGCGAGATCACGTATCTGCCGGCCTATCGCCGCTGCGCGCTCGGTCTCGCCCGTTCGTTCCAGATCACCTCGCTGCTGCTCGACTTCACCGCTGCCGACAATGTCGCGCTGGCAGCGCAAGCGCATGCCGGTACGTCTTTCCGCTTTTTCGCCAATGCGCGCAAGGAAAAGGGGCTGCGCGATGCCGCGCATGCCGCACTCGACCGCGTCGGCCTGTCGCATCGCGCCGATGTCGTGGTGTCCCGGCTCAGCCATGGCGAGCGGCGCGAGCTCGAGCTCGCGGTTGCGCTTGCGAGCAAGCCGAAGCTGCTGCTGCTCGATGAGCCGATGGCGGGCCTCGGCGCCACCGAATCCCAGCGCATGGTGAAGCTGCTGCAGGAGCTGCGCAAGGAAGTCTCGATCGTGCTGGTCGAGCACGATATGCCCGCGGTGTTCGCGCTCGCCGACCGCATCTCTGTGCTGGTCTATGGCCGCGTCATCGCCTCGGGCGATCCGGCCGCGATCCGGCAGAACGAGGAGGTCAAGCGCGCCTATCTCGGCGACCAGCATGTGGTGACGCGCCATGGCTGA
- a CDS encoding branched-chain amino acid ABC transporter permease codes for MKGLSVSKAVTALMLAGLVLLPLYSSLSGNIFILTLFTRIVILALAAASLNLIMGYGGMMSFGHAAYLGIGGYAVGILAQEGVGSGFVQFPVALAASALFALVIGALSLRTRGVYFIMITLAFAQMAYYVASGLARYGGDDGLTVYKRSDFYGLINLSDRVQFYYLCLACLLAVIFLIWRIVNSRFGLVVQGLRSNEQRMQAIGFPAKRYQLVCFVISGTMCGLAGALLANNTDFVSPAVMYWTRSGDLMVMVILGGMGTLFGPIMGAVVYLLLEEFLSQITEYWALIMGPLLLLIVLFGRGGIMGLLGRAGRG; via the coding sequence ATGAAGGGTTTGAGCGTGAGCAAGGCCGTCACGGCCCTGATGCTGGCGGGCCTCGTGCTCCTGCCTCTCTATTCGTCGCTCTCGGGCAACATCTTCATCCTGACGCTGTTCACCCGCATCGTCATCCTGGCGCTGGCGGCCGCGAGCCTCAACCTGATCATGGGCTATGGCGGCATGATGAGCTTCGGCCACGCCGCCTATCTCGGCATCGGCGGCTACGCGGTCGGCATCCTGGCGCAGGAAGGCGTCGGCTCCGGCTTCGTCCAGTTTCCGGTCGCTCTCGCAGCGTCCGCGCTGTTCGCGCTCGTGATCGGCGCGCTGTCGTTGCGCACCCGCGGCGTCTATTTCATCATGATCACGCTGGCCTTCGCGCAGATGGCCTATTACGTCGCCTCGGGCCTCGCGCGTTACGGCGGCGACGACGGGCTCACGGTCTACAAGCGCAGCGACTTCTACGGCCTGATCAATCTCTCTGATCGCGTGCAGTTCTACTATCTCTGCCTCGCCTGCCTCCTCGCCGTGATCTTCCTGATCTGGCGTATCGTCAATTCGCGCTTCGGCCTCGTGGTGCAGGGCTTGCGCTCCAACGAGCAGCGCATGCAGGCGATCGGCTTTCCCGCCAAGCGCTACCAGCTCGTCTGCTTCGTGATATCGGGCACGATGTGCGGGCTCGCCGGCGCGCTGCTCGCCAACAACACCGATTTCGTCAGCCCCGCTGTGATGTACTGGACGCGTTCCGGCGACCTCATGGTGATGGTCATCCTCGGCGGCATGGGCACGCTGTTCGGCCCGATCATGGGCGCGGTGGTGTATCTGCTGCTGGAAGAGTTTTTGTCGCAGATCACCGAATACTGGGCGCTGATCATGGGCCCGCTGCTGCTTCTCATCGTGCTATTCGGGCGCGGCGGCATCATGGGCCTGCTCGGGAGGGCTGGTCGTGGCTGA
- a CDS encoding aromatic ring-hydroxylating dioxygenase subunit alpha: MMSQEQNDLITRTGSKDPCGKLMRSYWQPAALVDELEGARPIRPIKLLGENLVLFRDEQGRYGLIDRHCAHRGADLAFGRLEHGGLRCAFHGWLFDATGQCIETPAEPKGSKLCQNIRQRSYPVVEKSGILWAYLGEGEPPAFPEIDCFVAPGTHTFAFKGHMACNWLQALEVGIDPAHASYLHRFFEDEDTSTAYGKQFRGASAGSDLPMTKILREYDRPIINVEHTEYGLRLIALREIDEERTHVRVTNQLFPHGFVIPMSTEMTITQWHVPVDDENCYWYAIFTSYTNPVDKAKMREQRLELYELPDYTSRKNKSNDYGFDPHEQQTATYTGMGTDINVHDQWAVESMGAIQDRTKEHLGQSDKAIVQYRRLLRQEIEKVAGGERPMLFLDESKARSIQGPATMDGIGPTQGWELYWMEVDVKRRRGAPWTAPVPKEIEGKVHHLTAAE, translated from the coding sequence ATGATGAGCCAGGAGCAGAACGACCTGATCACCCGCACCGGGTCGAAGGACCCCTGCGGCAAGCTGATGCGGAGCTACTGGCAGCCGGCGGCGCTCGTGGACGAGCTGGAGGGCGCGCGGCCGATCCGCCCCATCAAGCTGCTCGGCGAAAACCTGGTGCTGTTCCGTGACGAGCAGGGACGCTACGGCCTGATCGACCGCCACTGCGCCCATCGCGGCGCCGACCTCGCCTTCGGCCGGCTTGAGCATGGCGGCCTGCGCTGCGCCTTCCATGGCTGGCTGTTCGACGCGACCGGCCAGTGCATCGAGACCCCGGCAGAGCCGAAGGGCTCAAAACTCTGCCAGAACATCCGCCAGCGCTCCTATCCCGTGGTGGAGAAGAGCGGCATCCTCTGGGCCTATCTCGGCGAGGGAGAGCCGCCGGCATTCCCGGAGATCGACTGTTTTGTCGCGCCTGGCACGCACACCTTTGCCTTCAAGGGCCACATGGCCTGCAACTGGCTGCAGGCGCTGGAGGTCGGCATCGATCCCGCGCACGCCTCCTATCTGCACCGCTTCTTCGAGGACGAGGACACCTCGACCGCCTACGGCAAGCAGTTTCGCGGCGCTTCCGCAGGAAGCGACCTGCCGATGACCAAGATCCTGCGCGAGTACGACCGCCCGATCATCAATGTCGAGCACACCGAATACGGCCTGCGGCTGATCGCGCTGCGCGAGATTGACGAGGAGCGAACCCATGTGCGGGTGACCAACCAACTCTTTCCGCACGGCTTCGTCATCCCGATGAGCACGGAGATGACGATCACGCAGTGGCACGTGCCGGTCGATGACGAGAACTGCTACTGGTACGCCATCTTCACCAGCTACACGAACCCGGTCGACAAGGCCAAGATGCGCGAACAACGGCTCGAGCTCTATGAGCTGCCCGACTACACCTCGCGCAAGAACAAGAGCAACGATTACGGCTTCGATCCGCACGAGCAGCAGACCGCGACCTACACCGGCATGGGCACCGATATCAACGTGCACGACCAGTGGGCAGTGGAATCGATGGGCGCGATCCAGGACCGCACCAAGGAGCATCTCGGGCAGAGCGACAAGGCGATCGTGCAGTACCGCCGCCTGTTGCGGCAGGAAATCGAGAAGGTCGCCGGTGGCGAGCGGCCGATGCTGTTTTTGGACGAGAGCAAGGCCCGCAGCATCCAGGGGCCGGCCACCATGGACGGCATCGGGCCAACCCAGGGCTGGGAGCTCTACTGGATGGAAGTCGACGTCAAGCGCCGCCGCGGTGCACCCTGGACCGCACCAGTGCCGAAGGAGATCGAAGGCAAGGTGCACCATTTGACGGCGGCGGAGTGA